From Xenopus tropicalis strain Nigerian chromosome 3, UCB_Xtro_10.0, whole genome shotgun sequence, the proteins below share one genomic window:
- the ascl3 gene encoding achaete-scute homolog 3, protein MISPALTLGDNKRESMDNSGQNMFFNTVSVHSVTLPWGFYMDHQQAPLREQYGIAFHVDSSCWGGRHTYIPFQNQLGLCDYSSEPAFIRKRNERERERVRCVNEGYARLRQHLPLELAEKRLSKVETLRAAIEYIKHLQNILDLGTLRPPVTEPFSNTETSISPVLYLSTKSSIQRHCAMGSPCTEEHQLHVL, encoded by the coding sequence ATGATAAGCCCAGCACTGACACTTGGGGATAATAAAAGAGAAAGCATGGACAACAGTGGACAGAACATGTTCTTTAATACAGTATCGGTGCATTCGGTGACTCTACCTTGGGGCTTCTATATGGACCATCAACAAGCACCGTTACGGGAACAGTATGGCATTGCTTTTCATGTTGACTCCTCGTGCTGGGGTGGAAGGCACACATATATCCCCTTTCAGAACCAGCTGGGTCTCTGCGATTATTCCTCAGAGCCAGCCTTCATCAGGAAGCGGAACGAGAGGGAGAGAGAACGAGTGAGGTGCGTCAACGAGGGCTATGCCCGACTTCGCCAGCATCTTCCCCTGGAGCTGGCAGAGAAACGTCTCAGCAAGGTGGAGACTCTGCGAGCGGCGATTGAATACATCAAACATCTGCAGAACATTCTGGATCTGGGAACTCTACGGCCTCCGGTGACAGAGCCCTTCTCCAATACAGAGACCAGCATTAGCCCAGTGCTCTATCTCAGCACCAAGAGCTCCATCCAAAGACATTGTGCCATGGGCTCTCCTTGTACAGAAGAACATCAATTACACGTTCTCTGA